The Acipenser ruthenus chromosome 15, fAciRut3.2 maternal haplotype, whole genome shotgun sequence genomic sequence GCCacgttgtgtcaaggctgtgatcaggacaACTGGTGGCAGAACCCAATATTAGTTACAAGTCTTAATGAAGTGTCTAGCCAGTGTATTCAagtgattgcagctaacaaaataattcccgTTTTGCACTTCCAACAGCTGCACAGGTCttaaatatgcagttttgaaggAAAGACATTTTatagaaaacattttaattttaaaacatgatgtctggTATTACACAAGATTAAAGGAAATCTGtaacacttgcacttcctgggcaATTTCACTTTAGCAGTCTCTACTGGgccatgttactgactgaaagcacGTCAGTCAATAGGAGGAGCTGCTTGGCTAATGAAAGGAAAGAAGCCAGGGCTGgagaccaagcaagtgcaacgcTAACTGAAAGCAGGGCTAAGCAAACAGTGATTTCTTCAACCTAGTGTTGTACCAAACAtcatgttttaaagtgaaaatatgTATTTGCTAGAACATgtgctttcaaaactgcacatttgagacctatatacaGTAGTGAATGGATGCGCATGGTATTGAACTTCATTATCTCAAAGCCATATCTGATAAAGACGTGGATAGCCTTAAACAAGTGTAGCACCATGTCTCAAACCTGGACACACACAGTGcaatgaatggaagtgcacaatacGTAAGATTAATGGAATGAATGTTCTCTCTAAGTGCCATCCCTGGCTGCTATAGACACAGTTACCTCCCATCCACACCACTGCACGCCCCTGGCACAGACATCTCGAAGCCATCAGGGTTCATGCTGGGCAGGATGTGAATGCGGGTGTTGTTGACTAGGCTGGTGATGGTCTTCATTTTGCCGTATTGAGACACCAGCAGGTCAATTAAGTGAAGAAGCAGCTCTCGGCCCACTGGCTGTGGAGAGAAGAGATTGGCCGACACGCATCACCGACATGGTTACACAACATTTAGGGCATATGATTGAAAGCTCCTGTTGTTACcgaatgagaaacaaacaacttgagagtgcTTAAAAGCTTGAATTATACTACATAGCTGCTATTATACTACAACTGCAGCTTGATCACTGGAGTAAAACTGAGCTGCTGTACAGAATGTAGCATCAACTTTTAACTTCGTTAGCGTTGTCttttaaatatatgcatattccaaattaaagtataaaaaacatgcgattatatatatatatatatatatatatatatatatatatatatatatatatatatatatatatatatatatatatatatatctcaaccAAATGAAATATACCTGGAATTAAACTTTAAGAATAGGGAGCTGTTACCAAATActttttgataaaaggttacacaCTGCCTCGCCTTACCTTCACGGGACTGCCCTATGGAGTAGAGATGGGTTATGTGCGGGTAGGTTTTGCTCACCCAGTGCAGGTAGTGCTTCAGCTCAGCCTGGTGGTGGTATTGGAAGCACAGGCCAGATGCACCCTCATGGGCAAGGCAAAACCAAAACACAAGGAGCGAACACCACGTAACTAAATGCATACATGGGACAAACGGAAACCTGCTGGAGAAATACCGTACGTGTACACATTGCAGTAGGGTCTACtttcaatacagcactgtgaaacGGAAAGGGAGTTCCGACTACCCTAAAGaaagaatacttttgaattaaaaaaaaaaaaaaaaaaatcaaccaaaaACGATagctagctctctctctctccagttacGTGTTTACAATCAAAAAATTACAATCGACGATAGGTTTTTAGTTGCCAGGACTACGGTGAACTATTTAATTTCACGCATGTTTACAGTGTTAGCTGTCAATAACTTATTGGAATTCATAAAGGTTTGTTTCAAGGTTGGTCAGGCAAAATTAGACTCATGGAGATACGTGTGCAGTTGTGATATACAATACGAACTTACCAACCACAGCAAAGCAAACAGGGTAGAACAAACCATGGTTTGAACCGTCTCCTTGGTTACCGTGTACCGATACACGCTTTTGCAATCAGAAAGTTCTGAAAGCATGGAGCTGCGGCGGGAAACATGTCAAAACTAACATCCGAagaactgtttaaaagtaaaacaaaaataaaaatctcaaaaGGCGGGTGTCCTGGCAAAGGTAGACATTTAATCTAACGctcacatttgtttttaaatgtaaatgtgtgaTAAAACATGTTATTTGCATGATATAACTTCTTAGATTCCAGTGGCTGCGGTTTTTTATTCAGAAGAAACATACTAAGcgtttatatatgtacataaatGTATATGTAAAACATCAGTGAATAACTACGTTATTAACTTCTCGTTTAACGGCCTAAACGCTATAACAATGCGGTATTGTTGGATTTGTTAGTGTTATGTACCGGTATTTCTTATTTGAAATTTGAATTAGGTATGAAAAGCCGCCCATAAACAAGAATATGATAGAAAGATACAAATAATGTATATACATCTCCTAATACAAGAGAGCTCTATTGTAAGTGAGCAAGACATTGTTATATTTTCTGGCAACAAAATATACATTACAGAGATATATGTATAGAGTCCAACAcatataataaattaaattatatgtattttttcaaaCAGTTAATTTACAGTATCCTTAAAAGCCCAAATTCAGTTACTGTAATTGTTCATAGGTTCATCAGGACTAGCTACTGATGGGAGATCAGATGGATTTAGCAACCGAGGGAGGGAGGAAAGAAGGCTCAAGAGCTACAGAAGAGGTATGAAGACAAGACAGCAGGGCAAGAGGTTCCTGCTGCCCCTTAAATGAAGGcagtacatttctttttttggtatAGCATCCTTTGTTTGTCTTGAAGGTTGGCAGCTCTGTGTCCATATTAAATGAAGGGCAGGACTAGACAAATTAACCTAGATTCTGATTTCGCCTGAGAAGAAAGACCTCCAATCATATTTTTGATGTTGTTGGTGCAGTAAAAACATTCCACCCTCCGGGCCTGAAGTTAATTAATGGGCCATCATAGCTGATGCTGTGCTGTAGGAGTTGAACTTTGGATCAGAGGTTCTGTCTACTTTGTGCACATTAAAGATCCCATTGCATTCTTTTGAAGAAGAGCAGGGCTCAACTGATTCTTAAGGAAGCACAAAGCACAAACACCTTTCTTGTGATGGTTCAGCATGTTTTGGTGGGACTTAACTGTTTGCATGCCCTTCTGCAGGTCAGCGATGGCAGCATGTTTTCTACTGCGGTCTCAGAGGAACAGTTGGAGGAGGCACGAGAGAAATCCCGGAGACGGCTTTTTGGGTCCAGCCGCATCTTTGAATTAGAAGAGGACAAGAAAGACCGGTTGGAGCTGTGCGGGAGGTCCATCATTGAACTCCGTGCTGCAGAGCAGTGAGTTTAGTAGGGCTTTTTCATCTCTTTCTATGGCAGTAATCCAATGCAAGATATTTTGTGTCAATCCACAGGACAGTCACATCATAGCACCTAATTGAATGCTAAAATAGGGCCCTGTTAATCTAAATCGTCTTCCTTCCTCGTGCAGCTATGGGAGGGGTGTGGAGGCAGTGTCCAAGGCAGATTGGGAGAGGGCTGTGCACTTTTTCACCAAAACCATCAATTTGCAGCCCCAGCAGGTAATGTAAGATCAAGCTGCATCATAAAATGATATACAGAGAAGCATTACTTCTTAATCTTTAAACCTGACTCAACAAACAGCACATTCTAATGAACTGTAAGTTCATTCAGCTCCACCTGCTTCTTTACTTTATTATAGAGCAGATGTGGACAATAGATTTGAAATGTCAAAAATTGATTTTggtctgttttattgtattattggttTATTGTAAAATGACTGAATtgcaaacatactgtatatatgttttgttttttttcgttgGTGTATACCTTGAATATTTGGGTTGAAAGTTTATGTGTAGTGGTTGTTTCAGACAAGGCTGTACGTGTGCAGAGCTGAAGCCTACCTGCAACTGTGTGACTTCCAGTCCGCTGCCTTGAACTACAGGAAGGCGTCTGCTCTCGAGCCACAATCTGAGGCCTTCCACCTACGCCTTGCATTCATCTTCTACCTGCAGGTGGGTAGTTCCATTTTGTATAGTACAGGCACAGTTTAAACTCACTCCTGTGCCCTAGATACAGCAGTTTATATACAGTGTTGcatttgaaataattgcatatcCGGAATTAGCCAGAAGACTTTCATCACAATAACAACGGAACGTATATTTTTGTTGATTCTTGTACACAAAAGCATGTGATGGATCAAGTGATACTTTAATCCACAGATGTCCTTTTACTCATGGTACAAAGACACGAGACATGCGAGACATGGGATTACATGTGATTACATTTCTACTACTTTCCAGCAAAGCTCGAAATAGCCTTCTTAATCTACATTACTGTGGTCCTTCGTACGTGACTACCTTCCAAGCCATTTGGAAAGACTCATTTTTGTTTGTGTCGTACACATTGTTACAGTTACTGGCAACAAGGCTTCAGTGGATATAtcttgataaataaataatagccaGTTAAGGCAGTCAGTTTCTTGATCCCATGAAGTCATGACGCCTGCGTTTTTAACGGGCTTCTCCCCTGTTGTGCAGCTTGGCCTGTCTGGCAGCGATTGGCCGACATAGTGACTGTCTGCGTTTGGTGAGCAAGCGGATAGAAACAAAAATGGATGACCCTGAGCTGTACATTCTGAGTGCAAGGCTGCACCAACACTTCAACCAGGTGAGAAGCTGTGTTCAATTACATTCTAAGATGCTAGATATTTGCTATATACAATTGTTTACTTTACTACAGAGTTGTTCAGACTTTTTAGGAGTAAATTTGGTTTCAATTAAATATTTCTCTGTACTATTCTCTACTAAAACTGTTTTCTCCTATTCCCCCTAAATACAATTGTAACACACACCGTCTATTTTTTGCATCTACTGACTTTGCTTTATCATATTTGTACTTATTGCTGCTTTCACAATCCATTAAACTGAGTCGTTTGATGTTGCAGTTGACCATTTGTTTCCACGATGTGAAGGCAGCGCTGGCGCTGGCCCCAGACATACCAGAGGGACGGTCTCTGCTGATGGAACTGGAAGGCAGTGCAGAGCAAGCACGGAGGCTGGCACTGAGCAGGGCTGTGGCAGGGAACCTCCAGGAAGCCCTGCAAAAGATCAACACTGCCCTAGAGAACAACCCTGAGGAGGTCCAGTACTATCTCTTCAGGTACACCAGCACTATTACAAGAGCTGTGAACAGTACAGGCTGTAGAGAAGAAAGAAGCACAACATTACATTGTGATCCAAATCCCCTGGTACCAGTGGATAGGGAGGTGTTCGGTATAAGGACCTCTTGAATTCATTTATTAGTGAATGTGGAGCAGTAAGCAATAAATAATACTCCACATTTCATAATTTTTTAACGTGACCTTATTCCCTAAATTCCTTACCTGACAAACTAAATATTGTATTAGGCTATTGGATGTAAGGTGTCAGGCCTTTTTTAGAAATAGATAGTGAATCATCCCAATAAATAACAAAGAAGGTACCAGGTTTACAATAACTACAAATATATTTAGATGTAAACATTTCTTCTTTTCTTGGATCATGCTCATGTGGTGATACCACTAGATAACTAGCCTCACTTCATGAGATTACGTTACACTTGTAAAAAGTACCAGTTTTCCTCAtgctttgtgtgtctgtgtgtgtgtcagagggACCCTGTACCGGAGGCTAAAGGACTTCAACACTGCGATCGATGACTTCATCCTGGCTCTGGATCAGAGTGGGGGTGAGGAGGGGAGATCCGTGCAGGCTGAGGCccagaggcagctgctgctgaCCTACAATGATTTTGCAGTGCACTGCTTCACCCGTGGCTTCTATGAGGAGGCAGTGATGCTGCTCAACAAGGCCATCGGGATGGAGAAGCGCGAGAAGGGCCTCTACATTAACAGAGGGGGTCAGTTTCTGTTACCTTTTCACACAGATTGGTGTCTTTTGATCTAAAGAACCAAACAATCTTCAAACACAACAAAAGAAGGTTACACTTATTTAAAGTATGTAAATGagttaacaaatacatacaaatgatTTAATACCCGACTTCAGTGATGAGGAACAAACTTTaaattggccttttttttttggacatcCTGTTTAGTCTGCTTTAACCATAACCTGAAATGTCTCTTGTTCTTTATCAGTTCTTACCATTCCAGGTATTTCTGAACTGTAAGCTTTAGACATTCAAGTACACTCTATTTTTGTAAAGATCTCCTGTTACTTGACTGGAATCTGTTCAAGTTTGATACAAACAGGTTTAAGAGTTTTTGAAGGAACAGCAACAATATCTATATGCAGAATATAGACTGTGGGTCACCTGGTAAATGCACGACTATATTAAATTGGTAAAGCAGTATGTTCACTATTTACTTATAATCTCTCAGCCAGAGCCCAGGACTTTTTCCCCATTGTGAAATATCGTATGATCTTTTCCTTTACAGACTGTTTCTTCAAACAGCGAGAGCTGGAGTTTGCCCGGGCTGATTATCAGCAAGCCGAGGAGCTGGACCCATTGGACCGGAGTATTAAGATCCGCTTCGCAGTGGTATACAGTACTATGGGGCAGAGGGACTACGAGAGTGGAAGGTAAGCTTTATAAATCTGGATTTGCATCAAAGTAATTTATACAGTGTGTGGCTGAGTAAAGTCAAGAATGACTTTTGTCAGGATCACTAATTTTTACTGAAACCTTTTCCACACAAAATGATTCTACTGTGATTGTTAACCTACAGATGAACCAATTTCCCAAGGAaatacaattttgttttaaatgatatagAAGTTAACCCAAGTCATGAAGAATATTTgacacacagaaataaaatatgttgctaACTTAACTTTTTCATCATTGTCCCTTTGCTGGCATTTGAGGACAAAGACATATTATCGGACGCCATAGCTTAATATTCCTCATCCTCATTGCGTGGAATCTTAGTAATAAGGAGTCCACCAAACACTCAGAAATCAGTAAAACTAAACttgtttttctttagattttattGTAATACTAATACAACTGCAGTAAGCTGTTATGTATGCTATACAGTGTATGCAGGCTTTAAAAACTGGAGCAGATATATGGAAGTACTCAAACATCTTACAGGAATGCTTGATGATTTAGTGACCAGAAAGATATTATATACCTCAGTATATCCAAATTGTAAGCAAATAAAACAACcgcaaacttttttgttttacatttttatatgactGTTGATGACGCTAAACCGACTAAGCACATTTATCAAACATAGCTACATTACATGACTGTCATGGattgctttgttctttttttttttttttttttttttagtaaatacaTTGAAGCCTTGGAAAACTTCTCCCATGCTATCCAGTACAATCCCGGTGTGTCTCAATATTATGAGTATCGGGCCAAGGCTCGCCAGAAGCTTCACGAGGAGCATGGGGCACGGCAGGACATCATAATGTCGCTGCTACTGGACCCCAGCAATGACCAGGTCAGTCCTCGTCTCGGCCACATCGCTTCTCAGttactgtttttttccccactccCACAGTCCCTGTTGCTTTTAGGCTAAACTATCTCCTGCTcatcatctctaaccactaggccacactgcctccctgttGCTCAGCTCTAATACTAGTGACCAGCCCCAAGGcactgcttagatcattaaaatactgCCCCACCCCCTTACAAATTAAAGGGGCTATATAAATTCTAGACAGATTTCTCCATCTGCTCTTCAGGCTGTGCCTCTGCTTTCTCGGCTCTACCCTGGGTGCACTGTCACAGATATTCTATCCAGCGAGGCTGGGGAGATGGCCAAAATGAAGCTGGATGTCAGCCTCCAAGCCTGTGGCCTGTATGAAGATCCCTCAAGGTACTCAGTCTACTTACTATTGCTTCATACAATCGGCTGCTGCCTTTGTATTGCCCTACGGGGCTTGCCAAGCTCTTCTGTCATGTTGCTGTTGCAGGTGTAACATTGCATATGATATAGTGTGTTCCGTAAATATGTTAAAGCAGATGATATCATTACATTCAGAGTTTCCTTAATATTAACAGAtactaacaaacaaaacaattttgtTACTCTTGCTCTTCCTATGTCATTTCACATCAGCAATGTGTCAAGGCATGTTACTGGCTAAAAGTATGCCAGTCAGTAAGGCATACttttggttggttaatgacagggaagaagctgttgaaggggtggggacagtttcaccttccaagtgaaatgaccaaggaagtgcaacactgtgAAAGCATGACTTACTAACAGATATTTTTAAACCATCTTGCTTTTCAATGCTGTAGGCTTCACACCTTGTGACAGAAACCCATCACTGTCTTCTGGTTAATTTACAGCCAGGTGTACCTGCTTGGGATAGTGGTATTTTGCAACTGTATTTTATCTTGACTGTATGTTCACTCTCATAGGAATACAGGGTAGTAAATATACAAGTCAAAGTGCTGCATGGTACGTATCCGCTCGTGTGTGTGCAGGACATAAATCAGATCTCATGGCTCGCCTAGTAAACACATTGGAGCGCAATGTGACTCCTGCGAGCATGGTTTGAATCCAGTATGCGTAGAGTTGCTGATCTTGGCACAGGAATGCTGCATTGGGCGTTCCAGAGGGGTGAGGAAGGAAATGAACTGGGAATAGTTAACTTTACCGTTTCAGTGACCTCTACAAGTCAGGCAGAGTGTTTATTAACCTCCGTTGCCACGGTTCAGTGTTAGTCTTGAGTCCTTTTTAATGGTAGGCAAGTATGCAGCGTCTAGAAGACCTGCAAATTGGGGTAGAAAAACAGGAgtacaaattaaagaaaaaagttaaataaaattgGACCATGTCAATAATCCACTTTGGTTACATTCCTTAAAGTTACACCAGCTTCCTTCAACCTTGAAGCCAGcaaatacattccatatttacaATATAGCTTTTACGATATGAATCTTTTTAACTgtgtaaaaacagtgaaataatTCATGCTTCGTAAATTTTTCAAAGTATTTAAATTCTTCAGTGTCTGAGTCTTTCTTCCAGTGAATAAAATCACTTATTTTGTAGAATAGTTATATATGTAGTGAATAGCTTTCAGTGAGTTTACATAAATATTGTACGTACT encodes the following:
- the LOC131697551 gene encoding tetratricopeptide repeat protein 16-like, which codes for MGDQMDLATEGGRKEGSRATEEVSDGSMFSTAVSEEQLEEAREKSRRRLFGSSRIFELEEDKKDRLELCGRSIIELRAAEHYGRGVEAVSKADWERAVHFFTKTINLQPQQTRLYVCRAEAYLQLCDFQSAALNYRKASALEPQSEAFHLRLAFIFYLQVGSSIFLACLAAIGRHSDCLRLVSKRIETKMDDPELYILSARLHQHFNQLTICFHDVKAALALAPDIPEGRSLLMELEGSAEQARRLALSRAVAGNLQEALQKINTALENNPEEVQYYLFRGTLYRRLKDFNTAIDDFILALDQSGGEEGRSVQAEAQRQLLLTYNDFAVHCFTRGFYEEAVMLLNKAIGMEKREKGLYINRGDCFFKQRELEFARADYQQAEELDPLDRSIKIRFAVVYSTMGQRDYESGSKYIEALENFSHAIQYNPGVSQYYEYRAKARQKLHEEHGARQDIIMSLLLDPSNDQAVPLLSRLYPGCTVTDILSSEAGEMAKMKLDVSLQACGLYEDPSSFKRDPHKPPPKHEKPSEEPADAADTENRIAPCIGDTNLYHEIMRSKIKINRVVKCALQERRSLRSDGPRVSALARPASAEPPQDADRPYRWKKFNTAVGLQFR